The Helianthus annuus cultivar XRQ/B chromosome 16, HanXRQr2.0-SUNRISE, whole genome shotgun sequence genome includes a window with the following:
- the LOC110920360 gene encoding LOW QUALITY PROTEIN: basic proline-rich protein-like (The sequence of the model RefSeq protein was modified relative to this genomic sequence to represent the inferred CDS: substituted 12 bases at 12 genomic stop codons) — translation MLYDDQHTRFHPLEGGCPPPHHQIQQFLAPSPPRPHPPPXSPPPPPPPPPPPLPLPPPHPXPSPFPPPLLPPPLPPPPPSLPPPPPPPPPPLPPPLPPPPPPPPPLPPLRPXPSPFPLPPPPPPPPLPPPLPPPQLPPLPLPLPLPPPPLLPPPLPPPRPXFSPFPLHPPPPSFPPPVPPPLPSPQLPAPLPPPPPPPPPLPPPRPXPPPFPRPPPPPPPPPPPLPPPQLPPPLPPSPPPPLPPRPXPSPFPLPPPPPLPPPFPLPLPPPQLPPPLPPPPPPPRPXPPSSPPPPPFPPPLPPPQLPPPLPPPPPAPPPPPLPPRPXPSPFPLPLPPPPPPLPPLPLPLPPPQLPPPLPPPPPPPRPXPPSPPLPPPRPXPPSPLPPPFPPPLPPPLQLLPPPPPPPPPPPRSXPSPFPLPPPPPPPPPPLPLPLPPPQLPLPLPPPPPPPPPLAPPPPRPRPPPPPPPPPPLPSLPPPSLPXPFPFPFLPLAPPSPPPATPLPPPLWFLLFTPSLPFLLPPPPSPSPILAPSLYISILLSISNEVVFFPCTYNSFKTLRL, via the coding sequence CATCCTTTAGAAGGTGGATGTCCTCCGCCACACCACCAAATCCAACAATTCTTGGCACCATCACCTCCCCGACCCCATCCTCCACCTtgatcaccaccaccaccacctcctccaccaccaccgccgcttCCTCTCCCTCCTCCCCATCCATAACCTTCTCCCTTTCCACCACCACTACTTCCTCCTCCCTTACCACCACCTCCCCCTTCGCtcccgccaccgccaccaccaccaccaccaccgctgcCTCCTCCACTcccaccaccacctccgccgCCTCCTCCTCTTCCCCCTCTACGTCCATGACCTTCCCCTTTTCcacttcctcctcctcctccaccaccaccacttcctcCCCCGCTCCCACCACCACAACTTCCTCCACTCCCACTCCCACTCCCACTCCCACCACCACCTCTGCTGCCGCCTCCTCTCCCTCCTCCTCGTCCATGATTTTCACCCTTTCCACTGCAtcctccaccaccatcatttCCTCCTCCTGTCCCTCCTCCACTACCATCACCACAACTTCCGGCTCCactcccaccaccaccaccgccgcctcCTCCTCTCCCTCCTCCTCGTCCATGACCTCCCCCCTTTCCACgtcctcctccaccaccaccaccgccgcctcctccactaccaccaccacaactTCCGCCTCCACTCCCACCATCACCGCCTCCTCCTCTCCCTCCTCGTCCATGACCTTCCCCCTTTCCACTTCCACCTCCTCCTCCCCTACCACCACCATTTCCTCTTCCGCTCCCACCACCACAACTTCCTCCTCCACTCCCACCACCGCCGCCTCCTCCTCGTCCATGACCTCCTTCATCACCGCCGCCTCCTCCTTTCCCTCCTCCACTACCACCGCCACAACTTCCGCCTCCactcccaccaccaccaccagcaccACCGCCTCCTCCTCTCCCTCCTCGTCCATGACCTTCCCCCTTTCCACTTCCACTtccacctcctcctcccccactaccACCACTTCCTCTTCCGCTCCCACCACCACAACTTCCTCCTCCACTCCCACCACCGCCGCCTCCTCCTCGTCCATGACCTCCTTCACCACCGCTGCCTCCTCCTCGTCCATGACCTCCTTCACCACTGCCGCCTCCTTTCCCTCctccactaccaccaccactacaacttTTGCctccacccccaccaccaccgccgcctcCTCCCCGTTCATGACCTTCCCCCTTTCCActtccacctcctcctcctcctccaccaccaccacttcctcTTCCGCTCCCTCCACCACAACTTCCTCTTCCActcccaccaccaccgccaccgccgcctCCTCTGGCTCCCCCTCCCCCTCGTCCACGAcctcctccacctccacctcctccgccACCACTACCATCGCTGCCGCCTCCTTCCCTTCCATGACCCTTCCCTTTTCCATTTCTTCCTCTTGCTCCACCATCGCCGCCTCCAGCAACTCCACTACCACCACCATTATGGTTTCTATTATTTACACCATCACTCCCATTCCTactcccaccaccaccatcaccatctccAATACTAGCCCCTTCGTTGTATATTTCCATTTTGCTTTCAATCTCCAACGAGGTTGTGTTCTTTCCATGCACATATAATTCCTTCAAAACTTTACGATTATAA